A stretch of DNA from Spirosoma endbachense:
TGGAGTGTAAAGCCTGCCCATCTGTATCGATTTGCGTTAAGCGATAGTAGTTGGCTCCGTCCAGCGGTCGTTGATCCGTGAAGCCGTAATAGTGATGTTGGTCAGTAGCTCCTTTAGCTGCGATTCGGCCAACGGTTGTAAACTCTCCCAGATCGTAGCTACGTTGAACCTCGAAACAATCGGCATTACGTTCCTGCACTGTCTCCCAGCTAATCTGAACATGATCGCCCTGCGGTTTGGCCGTAAAGGAAACGAGCGAAACGGGGAGTATTTGGGCATTAATCACAATTTCATCCAAATGCATTGAACCACGCCCCTCATCTGCTTGGCAACCGTAGAAACGAAACGATATTGGATTAGGGTTATCAGCAAAAGCAGGATTTGTACTTGATAACGTTATAGGTTGCGATTGGTAAGGAGGAGATTGTGCAGTAATTGCCCCAATATATATGTCACTTGCAAAATTATCGAGGCTATGCCTTACTCGTATTTCACGAGGCCCATTAGTGGAGCGGCTAAAATAAAATGAAAGTTTATTTAAAGTTAGTAACCCCCCATTTAACGGTACTACCGAAATTTCAAGGTATTCATTTACACCACAATTTGGGTCATTCCAATTCCTGAGATTTACCGCCTGACCAAACTGACCATTAGGGAAGCCTCCTACATTGGGAATACTTATGCCCATGACAGAAGCTGCATTTGCAACTACATTGGGTGAAGATGATACCCCGCTAAGGTTCCCGTCAAAACTCCAGATCGCTGTAAAAGGAGTTATCGTTTGTGCTTTAGAGAAATGGAAGCAGGCAAAGAACACAAATGTTAAAAGTGCGAACGATAGTTTCATAGCCAGATGTGATCGAACAAAGTGTCACTAACACCTGCAATCTAGCTACTTATCTCGTTTTCACAAGAGAATCAATACAAAAAAGTACCCTGTTCAGATTTTATAGTGACTTTTTTGCCTGCATAAGCCTCTACATGTCCAATTACCTGAGCGTCAATACCAAACGATCTGGATATATCGATAACCTGCTGAGCCATGTTTTCGGGTAGATATACTTCCAGTCGATGCCCCATATTAAAGACTTTATACATCTCCTGCCAACTCGTACCACTCTCCTGCTGAATCAGTTGAAATAAAGGCGGCACGGGAAACAGGTTGTCTTTTATAACGTGCAGATCATCAATAAAATGAAGTACTTTCGTCTGCGCTCCGCCGGAACAATGCACCATGCCGTGGATTTGCGAACGTAGCTCATCGAGTAGTGCTTTGGCAACCGGAGCATAGGTTCTCGTTGGCGAAAGAATCAGTTGGCCAACCGTTACATTTTCACCAGAACCAACGGCAATTTCGTCAGTTAGCTTTTTCGAACCGCTGTAAATCAGGCTACGATCAATGGCAGGGTCAAAGCTCTCAGGGTATTTGTCGGCGAGATAATGGGCCAGCACATCATGCCGGGCAGACGTAAGGCCGTTGCTCCCCATTCCTCCGTTATAGGTTGTTTCGTAAGTTGCCTGGCCAAATGAAGCCAGTCCAACAAGAACGTCACCCGCCTGAATGCGGTCGTTGCTGATCACCTGATCGCGTCGCATCCGGGCAATGACCGTACTATCGACAATGATCGTACGAACCAGATCACCCACATCGGCCGTTTCGCCACCGGTGCTGTAAATCTCGATGCCATAATCACGGAGCATCTGCAACACTTCCTCTGTTCCGTTGATAATTTCGGCGATCACCTCTCCGGGAATCAGGTTTTTGTTACGCCCGATGGTAGACGACAGTAACATCGGGCCCGTTGCTCCAACGCAGATCAGGTCGTCGGTATTCATCACGACCGCGTCCTGTGCAATCCCTCGCCAGACGCTCAGATCGCCCGTTTCGCGCCAGTACAGATAGGCCAGAGACGATTTTGTTCCAGCTCCATCAGCGTGCATGATGGTGCAGTAATCCGGGTCACCAGCCAGTGTATCGGGTACGATTTTACAAAACGCCTTTGGGAATAAGCCTTTATCGAGTTGGGCTATGGCGTTGTGAACATCTTCTTTGCTGGCGGAAACTCCGCGCTGGGCATAACGATCAGTCATGCCACAAAGGTAAGGACGAAGGAGGAAAGAGTAGAGCGATGTAAAGGAGAAAAACCCATTACATCCCCTATGCACCGCTCTCGCATACTGAATCAGGCTTTTTGCTCGGCCCACGGCCAGACCCGTGCCACCGCATCGGCGGACCGTGGTTAACCATGACACTCAGAAAAACCGTGGCACAGGTCTGGCCAAAGGCAGGGCGATTGTCCTCCTGTTAATAAACAATGGCTGCTTCGGCCCGAATACTATCCAGTAATGTCATCAGATTAACGCTATCGTCCAGTGACCAGATGGGGCTTTCAGTCCGACCTTCGGCCAGGCATTGCATAACATGTTGCGCTTCATAATCATAACCGTGCGTACTCCGGTCGAAGTCAAAATCGGTTGGTTCCTGGTCTTCAAGATGAAGCGTAATCCCTTTCGTTTCATGAAAACGGCTATGGATTCGAATCTGGCCTGATTCCCCCTGTATGATGCCTATGCAATCGGTTTTCGCCTGCAATGTGCTATCCAGCAAAGCAAGCTGGCCACCTTCGTAGGTCAGTACCATGCCACATTGTTCGTCGACGCCGGTTGTACCAAAAATGGCCGATGCTTTGATTGATGTTGGTTTGCCCAACATCAGGTACGACAAAAACAGCGGATAGATCCCAATGTCCATCAACGCTCCTCCCCCCAGTGCCTTATTAAACAATCGTCCATCAGGAGAAAAGGGTGCCTTAAAACCAAAGTCTGCTTTTACCGACAAGATCTTACCAATAGCCCCCGATTGAGCCAGCTCATGCGCCCGGACAATACCAGGCATGAACCGACTCCAGAGTGCTTCCATCAGGAATACCTTCCCGGAGCGGGCAGTGTCAACCATTTCCTGCACCTGTTTACCATCCATCGCAAACGGCTTTTCGCCAAGTACGGCCACACCACCTTTCAGGAGCATCATCGCATGCTTATGGTGTTGCGTATGAGGAGTAGCCACATAAACCACATCCAGATCGGGTAAGGTTAGCAAGTCTTCATACGCACCAAAGGCATGAGTAGCTCCGTACTGCTGCGCAAATTCGTCGGCACGTTGTTGATTGGAAGAAGCGACGGCATACAGTTGTGCGTCGGGCAGTGTCAGCAAGTCCTGCACGAACTTATGGGCGATACGGCCCGGTCCTAAAATTCCCCAGCGGGTCATATGGATACCTGATTGAGTGAAGGGCAATTCAATAAATAGGCCAGTCGACCATCGGTCAAATCTAGAGTTTTTTCCTAAGTTGCGGGCATTACCATCTCAACATCTCGTGAAAACACTCCATTTTTTTGCCTTAACGACTGTCCTCCTTTTTTTTCATTTTCGTGTGTTTGCCCAGATTGTGGAGCAACCCGATCCGCTACGACCTTCTACACCAGACTCCATTAAAACGACCAAAACGGATTCGAGCGAGGTAGCAACCAGCAGTCAGGATACAACCCAGGCCGAACAAGCTGCTCCATCTACACCTACGTTTCGGTATCGCTTTACCGCCGATGGCACTCTTACATCCGGAAATGTCAACCGGGCTTTATTGCAACTGACGAGCGCAATCGATTATCAGCTCAGTGACTATTTCAAGTTGTCGAGTAATCCGTCCTTCGTTTATGGGAAGCAAAACGGTCTTCTGGCCGAACGCGAATGGTTCGGTGATCTACGAACGACTTTACGCCACGAAAAACGATTGTATTATCTGGCCTTTGGATCGTATGAGCGAAGTAATCTGCGCCAGATCAATCATCGCTGGACCGTTGCGGCCGGGGCAGGCTTTAAGTTGCTCAATCGCAAACGGGCCTATATTTCGCTTACTGACGTGTTAATGCAGGAATATACCGACTTTCAGGAGTTGAACGACATCAACATTTTCCGAAATTCGGCCCGGCTTTATGGCGAATACACCTTTGATAAGGATCGCTGGACCGTTACGCACACGGCTTTTTATCAACCCGCTTTGGGTCAGTACAACATCCGCTGGAATGCCAGTGTAAGCGTTCAGGTGAAGTTAACGGCAACAACCAGCCTGCGCACAACGCTTGCGAATGCGTATGAAAGCCTGATAGTGCCCGGCCGTCAGAATAATGACCTGCGATTTACAGTAGGCTTGGTCTATGAAAAAAAGTAGAGCGGCAACGTATGGCCGCTCAGACTGACTGGTTTCGACAAGATTACTGCTTCCCGGGGAATGGAATGATTAGTCGTTCACCCCGCGTTGCAATGTCTTTTTCTTTCTTATTGGCCCGCATGATGGCTTCTTTACTGACGCCATATTTTTGCGCGACAACCCGCAATACATCGCCAGGACCAACGGTATGAACAGCCATCACTTTTACGTTCAACTTCGTAATACCGGCTTTAACATCGCTTTCCGATACGCCGGGATTCATTTCTTTCAGTGTGCTGACTTTCATGTTATAGCGATTGGCGACACCGTAAAAGGTTTCGCCGGCACCAACCGTATACGAACTGGAAACACCGCCAGGTTTTATTTTTGGCCGGGCCACTTCCGGCTTTTCTGCAACAACTTCTTCTTTAGGCTTCTCGGCCTTAGGCTTTTCCTCTTTCGGTTTTTCTTCCTTGGGCTTCTCTTCCTTTTTGGCTTCCTCTGGCTTCTTATCAGCAGGCTTCACAGCAGTCGCTTTTTCGTTCGGCCCTGGCTTACCGTCGGTTGTTTCCCGATTCCCTTCAGCTACCTCTTCAGCCTGTGCATTGGCCTCAGGTGCATCGGCGGGCGGAGCCGCCTGCGACAGATCGACCGGGGCTGGCTGCGACGACGTATCGACCTCTTCCGGAGCCATCAACATCTCGCCATTATCCTGACTCACCGGCTGTTGAGATAACGTATCAAGCGCTACATTCGTCAGTTCGTCAGATCCGTTGGTATCGTCGGAAATGTACTCATAGCCCACGTAAAGCAAAGCCGCAATCAACCCAACCAGCACAATTAGCGTAAGGGCAGGCAGACTGGAATTTCCGGTCGGACGGGAGTTTGTCGTTTGATTATCGGTTTCCATTGAGTATATGGGTATAGGTTAGGGCCGGGCTCCCGGTGCTATGGTTAGCTGTCGACTCATCTCGGCCACTTTTTCTTTCAACTCCTCTTTAAACTGCGCCAGCTTTTGAGCAACCCGTTCATCGGAACTTCCAATGATTTGCGCGGCCAGGATACCCGCATTACGGGCACCATCCAGCGCCATCGTTGCAACCGGAACGCCAGCTGGCATCTGTAAAATAGACAGGACGGAATCCCAGCCGTCGATTGAATTGCTTGATTTGACGGGAACCCCGATCACGGGCAAGGTTGTCAGCGAAGCAACCATACCGGGCAGATGAGCAGCGCCACCGGCTCCGGCAATGATAACCCGCAAGCCCCGGTCACGGGCTGTTTTCGCATACTCGACCATTTTTTCGGGGGTGCGATGGGCCGAAACAATATCCATTTCCCAAACAACACCCAACGTTGTTAACATGTCGGCGGCCTCCTGCATGACTTTACGGTCAGAGAGGCTACCCATAATAATGCCTACCATTCAGTGGAATACAAATTGACTCTTTGCGAAATAACGCAGTTTAGCGCAGACTTTTATGGAAAGACCGGGAAAATATTATTCTGGAAAGTAAAGTTAGTGCTACCTGGTCCATAGACATCTACAACTAACATGTCTAGACAATCTTCAGCGACTCGAACTTCCGGCCCAGAATAGCCACATCATCCGTACCCAGATAGTCGTGGAGCAGAGTTGCATAAATCTGACGAAAATCGACAGAGTAGGTCAGGTCACCGTCGGTCAGGGCCGTTAGGTTAGGGGCTTCGTTCAGCACCCGACGCGATGACATTCCTCCGCCAATCAGAAATACGTTGTTAGCCGTTCCATGATCCGTGCCGTTGCTGGCATTCTGCTTCACCCGACGACCAAACTCCGAGAATGTCATCAGCAATACGTCATTTTGCCGACCGGCGGCTTTCAGGTCCGTCATAAACGCGCCCACGGCTTCGGCATATTGGCCCAGCAATCGCTCCTGCTGCCCCGGCTGGTTGATGTGTGTATCGAAACCACTGATTGAGATATAATAAACGCTCGTTTCAACACCAGACTGAATAAATTGAGAAACGGTCTTGAGTCGATTACCCAGTTCATGATTGGGATAGGTCGTTGAGGAAGTCTGTATTTTTGCCTTATCATAGACGTATTCAGCCGATGAAACCGTTTCAGCGAGCGTTTTATACAGGTACGACACGGATTCGTGCTCGTCGTGATGCTCCTTACCCAGCTTCGTAACCAGACCACTCCGAGTCTGATTGTACAGTTTTTTGGGGTCTAAGACAGCCATTCCGTTCAGATTATTCCCTTTCAGAGCAAGGCTGAGCGTATCGTCTACCTCAATGGTACGGAACGGTTGCTGCGATTTCCCGGCGCAGGCCGCGTCCAGATAACGGCCAACCCAGCCCGTGCGAAGATACTGATCTGAATCGCTGGCTGTTTGCCAGATATCCATCGAGCGAAAGTGCGAACGGTCGGGATTTGGGTAGCCGACATTGTTGATCACCGTCACCAATCCTTCATCATAGAGGGCTTTCAACGAACCCATGGCCGGATGCAGGCCAATTTCGTCGTTTAAGGGCAATACTTTCTCGGGCCGGATGGCAATGGTAGGCCGCTCGCGGTAGTAAATATCATTACGAAACGGTATGACCGTATTGAGGCCATCGTTTCCGCCCGATAGCTGCACAATCACCAGAATTTTACCCGTCGAGCCGGGCAGTTGCCCCATTGCCTGCGTTTCGTAGGCTTTCAGAAAATGCGGAATCAATAAGGTTCCCGCCGTTGTCAGGGCCGATTGTTGAAGGAAGTCTCTGCGGTTCATAATTTCTAAAGAGTGCAAGAGCGAATGACTAAAAGAGCGAAACGCGAAACGTTAGTACTGCGCTACCAGACCTTTCATTCTTTCGCTCTTTAACAAAGTTGATATTCTGGCAAGCTCATCAGGGCCGCCGTTAGGGCGTGAATGCGTTCGGGGCGGGTTTGGGCTCCGTTTAGCTGCGTTTCAATTAGTGTCCGCTGTTCGGTGTTTAGCGGAAACGGTAACAATGCAGCCGCAATGGCATCGGCAAGGTCGGCATCCGTGGTTTTAGAAAAGGCGGTTTCAAAGTCCTCCCAATTCGCTTTTACCTGGAAACGCTGACCACCTTTTCGGGCCAGGAGTTGTGTATTTACATCGCCATCTTCTTTAGAGCGAACGGTCACCTCGGCGGCTTTCAGGACGTAGCTCGGCAATTGCATCCGAAACAGTAAACTCGACGAATCGATCCAGTTTCTGCCACCCGCCCACCCGGCCACATTGGGCGGGTAAAACAGGATCTGACCTAATGTTCGCTGGACAAAAATCTGCGTTTGGGGCTGTTCGAACGTTAGGCCGAGCGCATGACGCATTCCGGCCAGCAATTCTACCGGCGATTTGATGTGTGTGCCGATGTTTTTAGCCTCGTAGAACCAGTCAGCCGTAAACATGCTTTCCATCAGTCCGGCAATGTCGTACCCGCTTTTATAGAACTGCTCGGCCAACTGCTCGACCCGCTTTTTATCGTCCGTTTCATTGACGAAAAACCGGTAAATTTTGCCCGTCACAAACCGCGCCGTCTGCTTATTTTCCAGCAGCATGGCAATCACGTCTTCCCCTTTGAAGGCATCGGTTTTATTAAAAATGGTCTTTTCGCCTTCGTCGTGAACGCGTTCCCGGAAAACAAACTGGCCTTCGGGCGTAAACTGCCAACCCGTAAAGGCCCGCGCGGCTTCCTTAATATCATGTTCCGAATAGTTACCTCGCCCCAGCGTGAACAGTTCCATCACCTCACGGGCAAAATTCTCATTCGGGGCATTTTTGCGATTCTGCTGGTTGTTGAGAAATTGCAGCATGGCCGGTTCTTTCGAAACCGCCATCAGCAAATCGCCGAAGCGGCCAAGGGCGTTCTGCCGGATCGTATTGGCATATTGCTGCATAAACAGCGGATTCTGACCCATTGTCCGGCAGGCGAAATGGCCATGCCAGAACAAGGCCATCTTCTCCCGAAAAGCGCTCTTCCCCGACGCCATCTGGTCGAGCCACTGGAGGTTAAGATCACGGACTTTTTCGGCATTCATCCGGATTCGCTCCTTGAGCATGTCCCGATCAAGCTGCCCATTGCGCACCAGCCCTCGTAATGCCCGCTTCGTTGTGTTTTCATCAGGTTCAACGACCTTCAATGCCGCAAACGATTCGCTATCGCTGATGAGTTGGCGCACCACTTTCCGGAGTGGTTTCCGAGCCGCGTCATTGAGTTCGGCAGGGGTAGCGCCGAAGCCAGCCCGTGCAAACAGGTAACGGGTCTGTTGCAGTCTTGTCAGTTTGTCCATATGCCTTACTAGCTGGCGATGCGGGTATGACAAATGAATCGAGTTAGCGTTTAATAATGAGGGGATTAAATTTTGCTGATAATGAGTGATGTTATCGCTTGGGGGCCGTTCATCAGGGCTAAATCCATCCTCTCTAACACACTTTTTGATAAAATTGGAGGGAATTCCGTTTTATTGAATCTGTGCAACAGCTACCTGCTTAACTTCTATAAATGGAGTATGGCCTTCTTGGCTATATGCCCAAATAAAATAGGGACAGCGCCAAAATCCCTAGAAATATTTTAGTAAATGACTGATTATTCATAGCTGTTCTTTCCGGAAGTTATTTCTTATTGATTTGTGGAAATCGCCTAGTCTGGTAAGCGTAAAGTAAAGCTCCAAGCCAACTTAAAAATTGTGAATGTCACCTAAATAGCAACTATTGTAATTAATTTGCAAATTATTATTTGTTAATTGATAAGCCTGTAACTAATTATTCTAAAAATTGGCATAATCCATGCTTGAAGATAAGCTGTCACCTTAACACCATAGAAGTATGATTAAAAAACTATTCAACCGACCTTATGTACAATACATCCGCAACGGAATAGCCTTATTTCTCGTATCTACTATGTACCTTCGTTAGTCGACCTATCCGGTTCGACAGTTTCTTATGCAACGATTTTTACAGCTATTGTCGGGGTTGCTTTTATTCCTGACAACTACAGTTCTTACGGCTCAACCATTACCTCAATATACAGCGCAGCAACGAGCCAGTCAGCAGGCTCTTCAGAAGACGCTTACGGAATTTCAAACCAGCAATTATCAGCAGGCGCTAAATCTGGCCCGCCGTCTGAACCGCCCAATCGAACAGCGGCATGCCGACGGTACGGTGTCTGTGTTGCGGGGAATTACGGAGCGTGGTGAATTGCTGTATGATATGACGTATAGTGCCACTCGAGCGGGCCAGACTACCCGCACCAATGCGCTTTACGGAGGTGGCGGTCTGGGCGTGTCATTATCAGGAGAAACGCTTCAGGATAAACTTGCCTTTTGGGATGGCGGCAAAGTGCGTAGTACCCATATTGAGTTCAAAACGGGTTCCTCTAGTCGGGTTACCCAGATCGATAATGCCAGTACCCTTGATGTACATGCAACCCACGTAGCCGGTATCATGGTAGCTGCAGGTGTCAATACACAGGTTCGCGGTATGGCATACAGTACCAATCTACGGGCCTATAATTTTACCAATGACGTTTCAGAAATGAGTGCTGCGGCACCTAACCTCCTTGTCTCCAATCACTCTTATGGCACCGTTTCAGGCTGGTATTATAACGATACTCGTACAACGTCAACCAAATGGGAATGGCATGGCGATACTGCCATTAGCAAAACCGAAGATTATAAGTTTGGGCTTTATGATGCCAATGCAGTAAGCTGGGATAAAATCGCCCAGAACGCACCCGGCTATCTGATTGTGAAATCGGCGGGTAACGACCGGGGCGACGATGGCCCAGGAGCTGGTCAACCTTATTTTATTGGAAGTAGCAATGTTACGAGTACTGTTCCGCGTGCGAACCAGGATGGATACGATCTCATCAGTACATATGGAACAGCCAAAAATATTTTATTGGTAGGAGCTGTGAGTTACCTGACCAATGGGTATAATCAGCCTTCCGACGTTTCCTTAGCCGATTTCAGTAGTTGGGGGCCAACGGATGATGGTCGAATAAAACCTGATATTTCGGGTGTAGGCGTATCGGTGCTATCGACAAGCTCCGACAGTGATAGTGCTTATACAACGCTGAGCGGCACATCGATGTCGTCGCCCAATGTAGCCGGGTCGATATTGCTCCTCCAGGAGTTGTTTTCGCAGCGGAATACTGGTCGCTTTCTTCGCTCATCGACCCTCAAAGGGCTGGTTATTCATACCGCCAATGAAGCAGGATCAGCGCCCGGCCCCGATTATCGCTTCGGCTGGGGATTGCTGAACATGGAAAAGGCCGGGCGGGTCATTCTAAACGCCGATCAAAGCCATCTGCTCGACGAGCGCACGATCAGTCAGGGCGAAACCTACTCCCTAACCGTAGTCGCATCGGGGCGGGGACCACTCGTAGCAACCACCTGCTGGACCGATCCGGCCGGAACAGCCAGTTCCGGCCTGAATGATCGGACAATTAAACTCGTCAACGATCTCGATCTCCGCATCAGCGATGGGCAAACGACCTCCCAGCCGTGGGTGCTAGACCCGGCGAATCCGGCCAATGCGGCCACTCAGGGCGATAACATCCGCGACAATGTGGAGCAGATTCTGATTGCCAATCCAGTACCGGGCAAATCATACACGCTGACAGTTACGCACAAAGGCACGCTGAATGGCAGTAAGCAGGATTATGCGCTGTTAATCAGCGGTATTGGCGGAAAAACGTATTGCGCATCCGCACCCACCTCAACCGCCGACACCAAAATCAGTCGGGTACAATTTGGGAGTATCAATCAGGCTGGTTCGGACGGGTGTACGTCTTATACGGATTTTTCACAGGTAAAGACCTCTATTCAGGCTGGTCAGCAGCTTCCGCTGACGGTGTCGCTTGGCACGTGCGGAGGAGCGAAAAATGCCATCGTAAAAGCATTCATCGACTGGAATCAGAATGGCAGTTTCGATGATGCGGGCGAAACCGTGGCTACGTCCACTCTGCTGAATAATACAACCCAGTTTACCACAACGATTTCCGTTCCGGCCAGTGCACAAAGCGGTCAGATTCTGCGGTTACGCATTGTTGCGAGTGAAACCGATAATGCGGCCAACGTTCTTTCCTGCGGCAATTATACCAATGGTGAAACCCAGGATTACGGGCTCAACGTCGTACGAACCGCCAATGATCTGAGTGCCGTTGAGATGATCTCGCCTGATGTCAATTTCTGCTCAAACAGCGACTTGATCATCGCCATTCGGATTCGTAATCTCGGAACGGCGGTTCAGCGCAATGTGCCCGTAACCGTACGAATCTACGATCCTGGCGTTGCCGATGTGGCAACTTTAACCGGAACCATTCAACAAATCGGCGCTTTTCGGGATAGCATCCTGACCTTTCAGGTACCAGCCAGCACGCCATTGATGGCTGGTCATACCTATCGCTTCATCATTAACACGAACCTGGATGGTGATCAAAATCCGGACAACAATTTACTAACTGAAACCCGTACCACGGCCTCTAACCCCACGAACGGTCTGTTTACGGCCCTACGCTGTGGCAATGATACCGCCATTGCGTTGCATAACACGGGCGGAGGAGTTGCCTTCTGGTACGACGCACCAACCGGCGGCAATTTACTGGCGGCTGGCAATCAGACATCCGCTCCTACTATGCCACCCGGTGGTCTGTTTTATGCTTCTCTGAATGAATTTTCTACCGTTATCGGACCCGCTAATAAACAAACGTTTGGTGGTGGCAGCTATGCAGGAAATTTTGGTCCGTCTCCACTTATTACAACGAAAGTGCCGCTGATGCTCGAAAGTGCCCGGCTTTACATCGCCAGTGCAGGTCAACTGACGTTTACTGTTCGTAAATACGACAATACGGCCATTTCGAGTGTAACACTCGATGTCGCTCCAACAAGAAATAAAAGCCTGACAGCGACCGTGAACGGGCAACTTGTCGATGACCCGAATGATCAGGGGGCTGTCTATCCGCTTAACTTACGAATTCCCGAATCCGGTGATTATCAAATAACCATCGATTATGCAGGTGGCGCGTCTATATTCCGGAGTAATGTAAGCGTTGGTGGCTTTCCCTACCAGGTTAAAACGCAATCAGGAGCGCCGATTGTCAGCATTAAGGGTTCGTTGTATAACAGCGGGACAACGATTGATACGCTTAAAAATGCCTGGTACTATTTCTATAACCTCAAAATCCGTTCGCTCGATTGCCCGTCTGCCCAGCGAACGCCCGTTACATCAACCACCGGAATTGCTGCAACAGCCAGCATTACGCCAAATGGCTCGACCAGTATCTGTCAGGGAAGCAGTGTAACACTACAGGCTGCTACGGGCGTAGACTATACATTCCAATGGTTACGTAACGGACAAACTATTTCTGGCGCTACCAGCAGTACAGTTTTGGCTTCTACAGCCGGTAATTACGCGGTGAAGGTAGCCAATGCGTGTTCGCCTGTGCTGTCGGCTACGGTACCCATTTCGATTCAGGCACCCCAAACACCGGTCGTTA
This window harbors:
- a CDS encoding S8 family serine peptidase, whose protein sequence is MQRFLQLLSGLLLFLTTTVLTAQPLPQYTAQQRASQQALQKTLTEFQTSNYQQALNLARRLNRPIEQRHADGTVSVLRGITERGELLYDMTYSATRAGQTTRTNALYGGGGLGVSLSGETLQDKLAFWDGGKVRSTHIEFKTGSSSRVTQIDNASTLDVHATHVAGIMVAAGVNTQVRGMAYSTNLRAYNFTNDVSEMSAAAPNLLVSNHSYGTVSGWYYNDTRTTSTKWEWHGDTAISKTEDYKFGLYDANAVSWDKIAQNAPGYLIVKSAGNDRGDDGPGAGQPYFIGSSNVTSTVPRANQDGYDLISTYGTAKNILLVGAVSYLTNGYNQPSDVSLADFSSWGPTDDGRIKPDISGVGVSVLSTSSDSDSAYTTLSGTSMSSPNVAGSILLLQELFSQRNTGRFLRSSTLKGLVIHTANEAGSAPGPDYRFGWGLLNMEKAGRVILNADQSHLLDERTISQGETYSLTVVASGRGPLVATTCWTDPAGTASSGLNDRTIKLVNDLDLRISDGQTTSQPWVLDPANPANAATQGDNIRDNVEQILIANPVPGKSYTLTVTHKGTLNGSKQDYALLISGIGGKTYCASAPTSTADTKISRVQFGSINQAGSDGCTSYTDFSQVKTSIQAGQQLPLTVSLGTCGGAKNAIVKAFIDWNQNGSFDDAGETVATSTLLNNTTQFTTTISVPASAQSGQILRLRIVASETDNAANVLSCGNYTNGETQDYGLNVVRTANDLSAVEMISPDVNFCSNSDLIIAIRIRNLGTAVQRNVPVTVRIYDPGVADVATLTGTIQQIGAFRDSILTFQVPASTPLMAGHTYRFIINTNLDGDQNPDNNLLTETRTTASNPTNGLFTALRCGNDTAIALHNTGGGVAFWYDAPTGGNLLAAGNQTSAPTMPPGGLFYASLNEFSTVIGPANKQTFGGGSYAGNFGPSPLITTKVPLMLESARLYIASAGQLTFTVRKYDNTAISSVTLDVAPTRNKSLTATVNGQLVDDPNDQGAVYPLNLRIPESGDYQITIDYAGGASIFRSNVSVGGFPYQVKTQSGAPIVSIKGSLYNSGTTIDTLKNAWYYFYNLKIRSLDCPSAQRTPVTSTTGIAATASITPNGSTSICQGSSVTLQAATGVDYTFQWLRNGQTISGATSSTVLASTAGNYAVKVANACSPVLSATVPISIQAPQTPVVTVNSFTLTSNATTNIQWLLDGVPITGATSSTYVAGKTGRYSVRGNVNGCGAATSNDVYLAILAAEPVAENNSLTVYPNPATRQVTISLSSATAFQQLPAVRLTDLRGLTLRTATLQRDGKNYSIQLDVTDLPGGTFFVIVSDEKTQSNWVKRIFKQ